In Crassostrea angulata isolate pt1a10 chromosome 6, ASM2561291v2, whole genome shotgun sequence, a genomic segment contains:
- the LOC128186967 gene encoding phenylalanine--tRNA ligase beta subunit-like encodes MPTITVNKEDLFKALGKRYTFEEFDELCFEFGVEPEEPDEKEIAENPDSALEWKVEIGANRYDLLCLEGLARGLLVFLEKIKAPIYKSIPAWTGKSAKLRILPSTAKVRPFAVAAILRNITFTPESYKSFIDLQDKLHQNLCRRRTLVAIGTHDLDTIKGPFFYDAKPPSKIKFKALNQTQEMTACQLMELYSNESHLKQYLPIIQDKPVYPVIYDSNGVVLSMPPIINGEHSKITLNTRNVFIECTATDLNKAKITLDTIVTMFSQYCSPKYEGIESVEVVNPCGTSVMYPELHYRLEEIDVSETNQKIGICIPPGEMARLLTKMCLVSTPFDSGNKIMVEVPPTRHDVIHACDIMEDVAIAYGYNHITKTIPQTNCIGNQYPINKLSDLLRQEIAAAGFTEVLTFALCSRDDVADKLGKNIKNVNAVHIANPKTLEFQVARTTLLPGILKTISKNKNMPLPLKLFEISDIVMCDPKKDVGARNERWMCAVNYNKSSGFEIVKGLLDRVMQLMEIPFQKGSDGYYIEACDDPTYFQGRCATVILRGKPIGKIGVLHPDVVTKFDLNNPCSAFEISVEPLLRSS; translated from the exons ATGCCGACAATAACGGTAAATAAGGAAGATCTGTTCAAAGCGCTTGGAAAACGTTACA CTTTTGAGGAATTtgatgaactttgttttgaatttggGGTCGAGCCTGAAGAACCA GATGAAAAAGAGATAGCGGAAAACCCTGATTCTGCATTAGAATGGAAGGTTGAAATTGGAGCAAACAG gTATGATTTGCTCTGCCTAGAAGGATTAGCCAGAGGCCTACTTGTGTTTTTAGAAAA AATTAAGGCCCCTATATATAAGTCAATACCGGCATGGACTGGAAAATCTGCCAAGCTTCGAATTTTACCAAGT ACTGCCAAAGTGAGACCATTTGCTGTGGCTGCTATTTTAAGGAATATTACATTTACTCCT GAGAGCTACAAAAGTTTCATCGACCTTCAAGACAAATTGCACCAGAATCTCTGCAG GAGGAGAACATTAGTGGCCATTGGAACTCATGACTTGGACACAATTAAAGGACCATTCTTTTATGATGCTAAACCACCATCAAAGATCAAGTTCAAGGCATTAAATCAAACTCAGGAAATGACAGCATGCCAACTCATGGAACTCTACTCA AATGAGAGCCATCTTAAGCAGTACCTTCCCATCATTCAGGACAAACCTGTGTACCCTGTTATCTATGACAGCAACGGAGTAGTGTTGTCTATGCCACCGATTATCAATG GGGAGCACAGTAAGATAACTTTGAATACAAGGAATGTGTTCATTGAGTGCACAGCCACCGACTTGAACAAGGCAAAGATCACGCTGGATACGATCGTCACCATGTTCAGCCAGTACTGTTCCCCAAAATATGA GGGGATTGAGTCTGTGGAAGTGGTGAATCCATGTGGAACCAGTGTTATGTACCCA GAACTTCATTACAGACTTGAAGAAATTGATGTGTCTGAAACAAACCAAAAGATAGGAATATG CATCCCTCCAGGTGAGATGGCTCGACTACTGACCAAGATGTGTCTGGTATCTACCCCTTTTGACAGCGGTAACAAAATCATGGTGGAGGTTCCACCTACTAGGCATGAT gtaattcatgcCTGTGATATCATGGAAGATGTGGCCATTGCCTATGGATACAACCACATAACGAAAACAATTCCTCAAACAAACTGTATTGGGAACCAG TATCCCATCAACAAACTGTCGGACCTACTGAGACAAGAAATTGCAGCAGCTGGATTCACAGAGGTTCTCACATTTGCTCTG tgcTCACGAGATGATGTAGCAGACAAATTAGGcaaaaatatcaagaatgtGAATGCTGTCCACATCGCCAATCCTAAAACATTGGAGTTTCAG GTTGCCAGGACAACACTATTGCCTGGGATACTGAAGACcatcagtaaaaataaaaacatgccaTTACCTCTAAAGCTGTTTGAAATCTCAGACATTGTTATGTGTGATCCTAAAAAAG ATGTTGGAGCTCGCAATGAGAGATGGATGTGTGCAGTGAACTATAACAAATCCTCAGGGTTTGAGATCGTGAAGGGTTTGCTGGACAGGGTCATGCAGCTGATGGAGATTCCATTCCAGAAGGGGAGTGATGGATACTACATCGAAGCATGTGATG ATCCAACATATTTCCAAGGTCGCTGTGCAACTGTGATATTGAGAGGGAAGCCGATAGGAAAAATAGGAGTACTACACCCAGATGTTGtgacaaagtttgatttaaacaaTCCATGTTCTGCTTTTGAAATTTCAGTAGAACCTTTGTTGAGGAGTTCATGA
- the LOC128186968 gene encoding 2-phosphoxylose phosphatase 1-like isoform X1 has protein sequence MLIKYTVMHRDRDAKKLQHKDHHQSMIITKVIIVDLMARFKRYRYKIIVALLVIIILFYLYSQKEYGSELMSQQEFKQPMDRLSEQLLFQRQNKNLHSNNTTNDRFLQGAAGYCNFPNPASIKEGSHHLDTQGYKLQLALMMIRHGDRTPIHTLANRPNPRISCKFSKNEKQTHWIVDKFITRMQNADKDGSFESMQRYPNQPYCRQSYLTPQGAVQELLNGLQAKHKYIDGLDLFQQDFSERKVLVKSTVYPRTYQSANAFMFGFLSDYDTRLKIYKAKTDFCSEKDSGLSCHCPGLEKYSEPLKNMRKMSKPLLQTIANFKRKMSRILSVDVKEIRSLTHVFDSLMVRVCHDVPLPCNKARDSCVDRTIVDTLWGLVGDDLLHHYLYNENHLKTQHLKFHPLLVEMYARMKNITKRSSSTKFVLYSGHDITLTPFLMLLGIYDGKWPPYASTLALELYSKEEGSKLHYFLKVIYNGVDRTRELKFCRGLDMCKFKYFEQFINTHLENMGLDDYDSECLSS, from the exons ATGTTAATAAAGTATACCGTTATGCATCGGGATCGCGATGCTAAAAAGCTACAGCACAAGGATCATCATCAATCTATGATCATTACCAAAGTGATCATTGTGGATCTCATGGCTAGATTCAAAAGATATCGCTATAAAATCATTGTTGCTCTACTTGTTATAATAATCTTATTTTACTTGTATTCTCAAAAAG AGTATGGAAGTGAACTGATGAGCCAACAAGAGTTCAAACAGCCTATGGACAGGCTGTCAGAGCAACTACTGTTtcaaagacaaaataaaaacctaCATTCCAACAACACAACTAATGATAGATTTCTTCAGGGAGCAGCAGGATACTGCAACTTTCCAAACCCTGCATCAATCAAAGAAG GCAGTCATCATTTGGATACTCAGGGGTACAAACTACAACTGGCTCTGATGATGATCAGACATGGTGATAGAACGCCTATACACACCCTAGCAAACAGACCAAACCCGAGAATCAgttgtaaattttcaaagaatgagAAACAAACACATTGGATTGTTGATAAATTCATCACCAGAATGCAAAATGCGGATAAAGATGGCAGTTTTGAATCCATGCAACGTTACCCTAATCAGCCATATTGCCGGCAATCATATTTAACACCTCAAGGAGCTGTGCAGGAGTTGTTGAATGGTTTACAAGCAAAACATAAGTACATTGATGGATTGGATTTGTTTCAACAAGATTTCAGTGAAAGAAAAGTGCTCGTGAAGAGCACAGTGTACCCAAGAACATACCAGAGTGCAAATGCCTTTATGTTTGGATTTTTGTCAGATTATGACACTCgattgaaaatttataaagcTAAAACAGATTTCTGTTCAGAGAAAGACTCAGGATTAAGTTGTCATTGTCCAGGCTTGGAAAAGTACAGTGAACCACTGAAGAATATGAGAAAAATGAGCAAACCTCTTCTACAAACCATTGCGAACTTCAAACGAAAAATGAGCAGGATCCTCAGCGTAGATGTTAAAGAGATAAGGTCACTTACACATGTGTTTGATTCACTGATGGTGCGAGTTTGCCATGATGTTCCTTTACCATGTAATAAAGCTAGAGACTCTTGTGTAGACAGAACAATAGTGGATACCCTGTGGGGTTTAGTTGGAGATGACTTACTGCATCATTATCTGTATAACGAAAATCACTTAAAAACTCAGCATTTAAAGTTTCATCCATTGTTAGTAGAAATGTATGCAAGGATGAAAAATATCACCAAAAGAAGTTCTTCTACTAAATTTGTATTATACTCTGGGCATGATATAACATTGACTCCATTTCTAATGTTGTTAGGTATATATGATGGCAAATGGCCTCCTTATGCTTCAACATTAGCACTGGAACTATATAGCAAGGAGGAGGGATCAAAACTTCACTATTTCTTAAAAGTTATTTACAATGGCGTGGATAGAACAAGAGAATTGAAGTTTTGTAGAGGGCTAGACATGTgcaagtttaaatattttgaacagTTTATTAATACCCATCTTGAAAATATGGGACTTGATGACTATGACTCGGAATGTCTTTCTTCTTGA
- the LOC128186968 gene encoding 2-phosphoxylose phosphatase 1-like isoform X2, whose product MSQQEFKQPMDRLSEQLLFQRQNKNLHSNNTTNDRFLQGAAGYCNFPNPASIKEGSHHLDTQGYKLQLALMMIRHGDRTPIHTLANRPNPRISCKFSKNEKQTHWIVDKFITRMQNADKDGSFESMQRYPNQPYCRQSYLTPQGAVQELLNGLQAKHKYIDGLDLFQQDFSERKVLVKSTVYPRTYQSANAFMFGFLSDYDTRLKIYKAKTDFCSEKDSGLSCHCPGLEKYSEPLKNMRKMSKPLLQTIANFKRKMSRILSVDVKEIRSLTHVFDSLMVRVCHDVPLPCNKARDSCVDRTIVDTLWGLVGDDLLHHYLYNENHLKTQHLKFHPLLVEMYARMKNITKRSSSTKFVLYSGHDITLTPFLMLLGIYDGKWPPYASTLALELYSKEEGSKLHYFLKVIYNGVDRTRELKFCRGLDMCKFKYFEQFINTHLENMGLDDYDSECLSS is encoded by the exons ATGAGCCAACAAGAGTTCAAACAGCCTATGGACAGGCTGTCAGAGCAACTACTGTTtcaaagacaaaataaaaacctaCATTCCAACAACACAACTAATGATAGATTTCTTCAGGGAGCAGCAGGATACTGCAACTTTCCAAACCCTGCATCAATCAAAGAAG GCAGTCATCATTTGGATACTCAGGGGTACAAACTACAACTGGCTCTGATGATGATCAGACATGGTGATAGAACGCCTATACACACCCTAGCAAACAGACCAAACCCGAGAATCAgttgtaaattttcaaagaatgagAAACAAACACATTGGATTGTTGATAAATTCATCACCAGAATGCAAAATGCGGATAAAGATGGCAGTTTTGAATCCATGCAACGTTACCCTAATCAGCCATATTGCCGGCAATCATATTTAACACCTCAAGGAGCTGTGCAGGAGTTGTTGAATGGTTTACAAGCAAAACATAAGTACATTGATGGATTGGATTTGTTTCAACAAGATTTCAGTGAAAGAAAAGTGCTCGTGAAGAGCACAGTGTACCCAAGAACATACCAGAGTGCAAATGCCTTTATGTTTGGATTTTTGTCAGATTATGACACTCgattgaaaatttataaagcTAAAACAGATTTCTGTTCAGAGAAAGACTCAGGATTAAGTTGTCATTGTCCAGGCTTGGAAAAGTACAGTGAACCACTGAAGAATATGAGAAAAATGAGCAAACCTCTTCTACAAACCATTGCGAACTTCAAACGAAAAATGAGCAGGATCCTCAGCGTAGATGTTAAAGAGATAAGGTCACTTACACATGTGTTTGATTCACTGATGGTGCGAGTTTGCCATGATGTTCCTTTACCATGTAATAAAGCTAGAGACTCTTGTGTAGACAGAACAATAGTGGATACCCTGTGGGGTTTAGTTGGAGATGACTTACTGCATCATTATCTGTATAACGAAAATCACTTAAAAACTCAGCATTTAAAGTTTCATCCATTGTTAGTAGAAATGTATGCAAGGATGAAAAATATCACCAAAAGAAGTTCTTCTACTAAATTTGTATTATACTCTGGGCATGATATAACATTGACTCCATTTCTAATGTTGTTAGGTATATATGATGGCAAATGGCCTCCTTATGCTTCAACATTAGCACTGGAACTATATAGCAAGGAGGAGGGATCAAAACTTCACTATTTCTTAAAAGTTATTTACAATGGCGTGGATAGAACAAGAGAATTGAAGTTTTGTAGAGGGCTAGACATGTgcaagtttaaatattttgaacagTTTATTAATACCCATCTTGAAAATATGGGACTTGATGACTATGACTCGGAATGTCTTTCTTCTTGA